A section of the Roseomonas marmotae genome encodes:
- a CDS encoding RNA-binding S4 domain-containing protein — protein sequence MAETEDRDWQRLDKWLWCARVAKTRAECSRFVERGTIRLNRQPVDKPHAKLRPGDVLTLALGGPERGVVQVWRVLALAARRGPAPEARLLYEEIV from the coding sequence GTGGCGGAGACCGAGGACCGGGACTGGCAGCGGCTGGACAAGTGGCTGTGGTGCGCGCGGGTGGCCAAGACCCGCGCGGAATGCAGCCGCTTCGTCGAACGCGGCACGATCCGCCTGAACCGCCAGCCCGTCGATAAGCCCCATGCCAAGCTGCGCCCGGGCGATGTGCTGACACTGGCCCTCGGCGGGCCGGAGCGCGGCGTGGTGCAGGTCTGGCGCGTGCTGGCCCTGGCCGCGCGACGCGGCCCGGCGCCCGAGGCACGGCTGCTCTACGAGGAAATCGTTTAG
- a CDS encoding alpha/beta hydrolase — translation MSIPSIPCLAAAAALLACAPAALAQTPEFPPREVPARDLPVPGTVSPQIQKLIGAPLRPGWDTPPTTPEGWKALADAGAASASQTLPALLQRLRVKVEPQTIGGVKVYLLTPEVIPPENQNRLLVHVHGGCYVLNPREAALPEAVFMAGFGRFRVIAVDYRMPPEAYFPAALDDAMAVWKAATQTTDPRNMAIFGSSAGGALTLEMVLRAKQEGLPLPAAIAPGTPMSDVTGAGDSFQTNAKVDNVLVSPDGFCDAATRFYARGHDLRDPLLSPIYGDLRGFPPTILTTGTRDLLLSNTARMHRALRRAGVEASLQVYEGQSHAQFYRDDTAPETREAFEEIAVFFDRHLGR, via the coding sequence GTGTCCATCCCTTCCATCCCGTGCCTCGCGGCTGCGGCGGCACTGCTGGCCTGCGCGCCGGCCGCACTGGCGCAGACCCCGGAATTCCCGCCACGGGAGGTGCCGGCGCGCGACCTGCCGGTGCCCGGCACTGTCAGCCCGCAGATCCAGAAGCTGATCGGCGCGCCGCTGCGGCCGGGCTGGGACACACCCCCCACCACGCCTGAAGGCTGGAAAGCCCTGGCCGATGCGGGCGCGGCATCGGCCAGCCAGACCCTTCCGGCATTGCTGCAACGGCTGCGCGTGAAGGTCGAGCCGCAGACCATTGGAGGCGTGAAGGTCTATCTCCTCACCCCCGAAGTCATTCCGCCGGAAAACCAGAACCGCCTGCTCGTGCATGTGCATGGCGGCTGCTACGTGCTGAACCCACGGGAAGCCGCGCTGCCCGAGGCGGTGTTCATGGCGGGGTTCGGCCGTTTCAGGGTCATCGCGGTGGACTACCGCATGCCGCCCGAGGCCTATTTCCCGGCAGCGCTGGACGATGCCATGGCCGTCTGGAAGGCCGCGACGCAGACCACGGACCCCAGGAACATGGCGATCTTCGGCAGTTCCGCCGGTGGCGCCCTGACGCTGGAGATGGTGCTGCGGGCCAAGCAGGAGGGGCTGCCGCTGCCCGCCGCCATCGCGCCGGGCACGCCGATGTCGGATGTGACAGGGGCGGGCGATTCCTTCCAGACCAATGCGAAGGTGGACAACGTCCTCGTCTCGCCGGACGGATTCTGCGATGCCGCCACCAGGTTCTATGCCAGGGGGCACGACCTCAGGGACCCCCTGCTCTCGCCCATCTACGGCGACCTGCGTGGCTTCCCGCCCACCATCCTCACCACCGGTACGCGCGACCTGCTGCTGAGCAACACCGCGCGCATGCATCGCGCGCTGCGGCGCGCCGGGGTGGAGGCCTCCTTGCAGGTCTATGAGGGCCAGTCGCATGCCCAGTTCTACCGCGACGACACCGCGCCCGAGACCCGGGAAGCCTTCGAGGAAATCGCCGTCTTCTTCGACAGGCATCTCGGGCGCTAA
- the dmeF gene encoding CDF family Co(II)/Ni(II) efflux transporter DmeF: MARSRQWRDMGRGPSDHAHVFLGERHDENARRTLWVVALTAATMVAEILAGSIFGSMALLADGFHMATHAGALAVAAGAYAFARRHAHDRRFSFGTGKVGDLAGFASALVLGLVALSIAIESGTRLLEPRAVAFGQATLVAVLGLVVNVASALLLGGGQHHDHDHGHDHGHRHRHAHGGDSNLRAAYLHVLADALTSVLAIAALLAGRYLGWVWLDPAIGILGALIIARWSWGLMRDSAAVLLDITDPELEAEIRRHVEGPGDARITDLHVWRVGPEAHAAIVSASGPAGAEAIRARLAPVHELAHLTVECRPAPDLLNTGG, translated from the coding sequence ATGGCGCGGTCGCGGCAGTGGCGGGACATGGGCAGGGGACCGTCGGACCACGCGCATGTCTTCCTGGGCGAGCGGCATGACGAGAATGCGCGCCGCACCCTCTGGGTGGTCGCCCTCACCGCCGCCACCATGGTGGCGGAGATCCTGGCCGGCAGCATCTTCGGTTCCATGGCGCTGCTGGCGGACGGCTTCCACATGGCCACCCATGCCGGCGCCCTGGCGGTGGCGGCGGGGGCCTATGCCTTCGCGCGCCGCCATGCCCATGACCGCCGCTTCAGTTTCGGCACCGGCAAGGTGGGCGACCTCGCGGGCTTCGCCTCGGCGCTGGTGCTGGGCCTGGTGGCGCTGAGCATCGCCATCGAATCCGGCACGCGGCTGCTGGAGCCGCGTGCCGTCGCCTTCGGTCAGGCAACGCTGGTGGCGGTGCTGGGACTGGTGGTGAATGTCGCCAGCGCCCTGCTGCTGGGCGGCGGGCAGCATCATGACCACGATCACGGTCACGATCATGGCCATCGCCACCGGCACGCGCATGGTGGGGACAGCAACCTGCGCGCCGCCTATCTGCATGTGCTGGCGGATGCGCTGACCTCGGTGCTGGCCATCGCCGCGCTGCTCGCGGGCCGCTATCTCGGCTGGGTCTGGCTGGACCCGGCCATCGGCATCCTGGGCGCCCTGATCATCGCCCGCTGGTCCTGGGGGCTGATGCGGGACAGCGCCGCCGTACTGCTGGACATCACCGACCCGGAACTGGAGGCCGAGATCCGCCGGCATGTGGAAGGCCCCGGAGATGCCCGTATCACCGACCTGCATGTCTGGCGCGTGGGGCCGGAGGCGCATGCCGCCATCGTCAGCGCCAGCGGCCCGGCGGGCGCCGAGGCCATTCGCGCAAGGCTGGCGCCGGTGCATGAACTGGCGCATCTCACCGTGGAATGCCGGCCGGCCCCTGACCTGCTGAACACCGGCGGCTGA
- a CDS encoding class I SAM-dependent methyltransferase: protein MSAEVHSSPESASESPHRDFYHSPTGCVAARLLRERMLELWPDLTGRCVLGLGHATPYLCLWRDRAERALAASPAEAGQQPWPPGHANLSTLVEETGLPFPDFSFDNVLLVHGLETAENGRRLLREVWRVLKEDGRLLVVVPNRRGIWAHSDTTPFGQGRPYSPGQISRLLGRTMFTVERRRSALFIPPFQSHMLLRGAGIWERAGRALAPRFAGVTMVEARKEMFGAVPAGAVSVQGRRVLIPAGMRFASGEKRPAA from the coding sequence ATGAGCGCGGAGGTCCACTCATCCCCCGAATCGGCCTCGGAGTCCCCGCACCGGGACTTCTACCACTCGCCCACCGGCTGCGTGGCGGCGCGGCTGTTGCGGGAGCGGATGCTGGAGCTGTGGCCGGACCTGACGGGCCGGTGCGTGCTGGGGTTGGGCCATGCCACCCCTTACCTGTGCCTGTGGCGGGACAGGGCGGAACGCGCGCTGGCCGCCAGCCCGGCCGAGGCTGGGCAGCAGCCCTGGCCGCCTGGCCATGCCAATCTGAGCACCCTGGTCGAGGAGACCGGGCTACCGTTCCCCGACTTCTCCTTCGACAATGTGCTGTTGGTGCATGGGCTGGAGACGGCCGAGAACGGCCGCCGCCTGTTGCGTGAGGTCTGGCGCGTGCTGAAGGAGGATGGCCGGCTGCTGGTGGTGGTGCCCAACCGGCGTGGCATCTGGGCGCATTCCGACACCACGCCCTTTGGCCAGGGGCGCCCCTATTCCCCCGGCCAGATCTCCCGCCTGCTGGGCCGGACGATGTTCACGGTGGAGCGGCGGCGGAGCGCGCTGTTCATCCCACCCTTCCAGAGCCACATGCTGCTGCGCGGCGCCGGGATATGGGAACGCGCGGGCCGTGCCCTGGCGCCGCGCTTCGCCGGCGTGACCATGGTGGAGGCACGGAAGGAAATGTTCGGCGCCGTTCCGGCGGGCGCCGTCTCCGTGCAGGGGCGGCGCGTGCTGATACCGGCGGGGATGCGCTTCGCTTCCGGAGAGAAGCGGCCGGCGGCCTGA
- the gloB gene encoding hydroxyacylglutathione hydrolase, translating into MTVTVQAVPYSSDNYAWLLRDQATGTVAICDPGEAAPVIAALDAAGGRCDLILLTHHHGDHVNGVDEVRAKYGAKVIGAQADAHRLPKLDIGVIPGDTVSIGETEGRVIDSPGHTIGHIAFYFPDGDVLLCGDTLFSLGCGRLLEGTAEDMFRALSLLKPLPPQTLVCCGHEYTESNARFALTVEPDNQDLKDRAAAVAAARAQGRPTVPVTLGEEMKTNPFLRASSAKRLGEIRAAKDNFRG; encoded by the coding sequence ATGACCGTGACAGTCCAGGCCGTGCCTTATTCCTCGGACAACTACGCGTGGCTGCTGCGGGACCAGGCGACCGGAACGGTCGCCATCTGCGACCCCGGCGAGGCCGCGCCGGTCATCGCCGCGCTGGATGCCGCCGGCGGCCGCTGCGACCTGATCCTGCTGACGCACCACCATGGCGATCATGTGAACGGCGTCGACGAGGTGCGGGCGAAATACGGCGCCAAGGTCATCGGCGCGCAGGCCGACGCGCATCGCCTGCCGAAGCTGGATATCGGCGTGATCCCCGGCGACACCGTGTCGATCGGCGAGACCGAGGGCCGCGTCATCGACAGCCCCGGCCATACCATCGGCCATATCGCCTTCTACTTCCCCGACGGCGACGTGCTGCTCTGCGGCGATACGCTCTTCTCGCTGGGCTGCGGCCGCCTTCTGGAAGGCACGGCGGAGGATATGTTCAGGGCGCTCTCCCTGCTGAAGCCGCTGCCGCCGCAGACGCTGGTCTGCTGCGGGCATGAATACACCGAAAGCAATGCCCGCTTCGCGCTGACCGTGGAGCCGGACAACCAGGATCTGAAGGACCGGGCCGCCGCCGTGGCCGCGGCCCGCGCCCAGGGGCGCCCGACCGTGCCGGTGACGCTGGGTGAGGAGATGAAGACCAATCCCTTCCTGCGCGCCAGCTCGGCCAAGCGGCTCGGAGAGATCCGCGCCGCGAAGGACAATTTCCGCGGCTGA
- a CDS encoding glutathione S-transferase family protein yields the protein MKLFYSATSPYVRKVVLCAMLRGLDDRIERIETNPHVSPPELLASNPLSKVPCLLTVEGMAIYDSPVICEYLDGFGTARGMFPAELPERIPALVMQALADGIMDAAVGRRLQQPWPQDEGRQAADGRARAAIGRALDQLEAAPPRGLHDIGAVSTACALGYLDFRFGQDPWREGRPKLAAWFAEVSAHEAMRATAPA from the coding sequence ATGAAGCTCTTCTACTCCGCCACCAGCCCCTATGTGCGGAAGGTCGTGCTCTGCGCCATGCTGCGCGGGCTGGATGACCGGATCGAGCGGATCGAGACCAATCCGCATGTCAGCCCGCCGGAACTGCTGGCGAGCAACCCGCTCTCCAAGGTCCCCTGCCTGCTGACGGTGGAGGGCATGGCGATCTACGACAGCCCGGTGATCTGCGAGTATCTGGACGGCTTCGGAACGGCGCGCGGCATGTTCCCGGCGGAACTGCCGGAGCGCATTCCGGCGCTGGTGATGCAGGCGCTGGCCGACGGCATCATGGATGCCGCCGTCGGCCGCCGGCTGCAGCAGCCCTGGCCCCAGGATGAGGGGCGCCAGGCGGCGGATGGCCGCGCCAGAGCGGCGATCGGCCGTGCGCTGGATCAGCTGGAGGCCGCCCCGCCGCGCGGCCTGCACGATATCGGCGCCGTCTCTACGGCCTGCGCGCTGGGCTACCTAGACTTCCGCTTCGGCCAGGATCCCTGGCGGGAGGGGCGGCCGAAGCTGGCTGCCTGGTTCGCCGAGGTTTCGGCGCATGAGGCGATGCGCGCGACGGCGCCCGCCTGA
- a CDS encoding cupin domain-containing protein, producing the protein MRAPDLRDASLPAVAVIEALGLKPHPEGGHYREIWRDAPAGGGRGAGTAIYFLLAAGERSHWHRVDAAEAWHWYAGGPLTLSLSADGRKVEERRLGPDLIGGEEPFGLVPKGWWQAARPLSGWVLVGCTVSPAFDFAGFELAPAGWSPAP; encoded by the coding sequence ATGCGGGCACCGGACCTGCGCGACGCCAGCCTGCCGGCCGTGGCGGTGATCGAGGCCCTGGGACTGAAGCCGCATCCGGAAGGCGGTCACTACCGGGAGATCTGGCGCGATGCGCCCGCCGGGGGTGGCCGGGGTGCCGGCACGGCCATCTATTTCCTGCTCGCCGCTGGCGAGAGGAGCCACTGGCACCGGGTGGACGCGGCCGAGGCCTGGCACTGGTATGCCGGCGGCCCGCTCACCCTTTCCCTCTCGGCCGATGGCAGGAAGGTGGAGGAGAGGAGGCTGGGGCCCGACCTCATTGGCGGAGAGGAGCCGTTCGGACTGGTGCCGAAGGGCTGGTGGCAGGCGGCGCGGCCCCTGTCGGGCTGGGTGCTGGTAGGCTGTACCGTCAGCCCGGCCTTCGATTTCGCCGGCTTCGAACTCGCCCCGGCCGGCTGGAGTCCGGCCCCGTGA
- a CDS encoding class I SAM-dependent methyltransferase, translated as MSDSLAWDARYAAQPWMFGQAPNRYLESLAPRLPRQGEALALGDGEGRNGVWLAQRGLRVTAVDWSAAGLARAGELAAARGVTLATEAADLTRWPWPEARYDLIAWIFLHLPPEDRAAVVAGALRALAPGGLLVLECFSPAQQGRPSGGPKDAALLWTRGLAEAAFAPLEVLECLEGTVRLEEGPKHQGLAEVVRGVWRRP; from the coding sequence GTGAGCGACAGCCTGGCCTGGGATGCCCGCTACGCCGCCCAGCCCTGGATGTTCGGGCAGGCGCCCAACCGCTACCTGGAAAGCCTCGCCCCCCGCCTGCCCCGGCAGGGCGAGGCCCTGGCGCTGGGGGATGGCGAGGGCCGCAACGGCGTCTGGCTGGCCCAGCGCGGGCTGCGCGTGACGGCGGTGGACTGGTCCGCCGCCGGGCTGGCCCGCGCCGGTGAGCTGGCCGCCGCGCGGGGCGTGACCCTGGCGACGGAGGCCGCGGACCTGACGCGCTGGCCCTGGCCGGAGGCGCGCTACGACCTGATCGCCTGGATCTTCCTGCATCTGCCGCCCGAGGACCGGGCGGCGGTGGTCGCGGGGGCGCTGCGCGCGCTGGCACCGGGCGGGCTGCTGGTGCTGGAATGCTTCAGCCCGGCGCAGCAGGGACGCCCCAGCGGCGGCCCCAAGGACGCTGCCCTGCTCTGGACACGCGGGCTGGCCGAAGCAGCATTCGCCCCGCTGGAGGTGCTGGAATGCCTGGAAGGCACGGTGCGCCTGGAGGAGGGTCCCAAGCACCAGGGTCTGGCCGAGGTCGTGCGGGGCGTCTGGCGCAGGCCGTGA
- a CDS encoding pyridoxamine 5'-phosphate oxidase family protein, whose product MSTPRNDDEMRVKVREMIQDIQVAIMVTTDPEGHLRGRPMRAQKPDADGKTLWFFTRDDSPKVDEIEGNPRVLLGYSDTRSQDFVSISGQARVVRDKEMNKKLWTEDLRTWLPEGPEGEGVALIAVEIQGAEYWDAVSSNITFAFGYAKAAATGKPAHTAENAKVSFHD is encoded by the coding sequence ATGAGCACTCCTCGGAACGACGACGAGATGCGCGTGAAGGTGCGCGAGATGATCCAGGACATCCAGGTCGCCATCATGGTGACCACGGACCCTGAGGGCCATCTGCGCGGGCGCCCGATGCGCGCCCAGAAGCCCGATGCGGATGGCAAGACGCTGTGGTTCTTCACCCGCGACGACAGCCCGAAGGTGGATGAGATCGAGGGTAACCCGCGCGTGCTGCTGGGCTATTCCGATACCCGCAGCCAGGATTTCGTCTCCATCTCCGGCCAGGCGCGTGTCGTGCGGGACAAGGAGATGAACAAGAAGCTCTGGACCGAGGACCTCCGCACCTGGCTGCCGGAGGGACCGGAGGGAGAGGGCGTCGCGCTGATCGCCGTGGAGATCCAGGGCGCCGAATACTGGGACGCCGTCTCCTCCAACATCACCTTCGCCTTCGGCTATGCCAAGGCGGCGGCCACCGGCAAGCCGGCCCATACGGCCGAGAATGCCAAGGTCTCCTTCCACGACTGA
- a CDS encoding PaaI family thioesterase, whose protein sequence is MSENENPDFAAASAPYHDLLGMRLEEWRDGYARVAMEAGEQHMNRSNIVHGGVILSMIDQAAGFSGLWCSVPGNARRAVTIDLDCRFTGQTLAGRVVAEARMVSRGRNIYFVRTEVFNAAGQMVAFGSSTHRWRKGSETVEGVPEQPPQPPQPR, encoded by the coding sequence ATGTCCGAGAACGAGAATCCCGACTTCGCCGCCGCCTCCGCGCCCTATCACGACCTGCTGGGCATGCGCCTGGAGGAATGGCGGGATGGCTACGCCCGCGTGGCGATGGAAGCCGGCGAGCAGCATATGAACCGCAGCAACATCGTGCATGGCGGCGTCATCCTCTCCATGATCGATCAGGCGGCGGGCTTCTCCGGCCTCTGGTGCAGCGTGCCCGGCAATGCCCGCCGCGCCGTGACCATCGACCTGGACTGCCGCTTCACCGGCCAGACCCTGGCCGGGCGCGTGGTGGCGGAGGCGCGGATGGTATCGCGCGGCCGCAACATCTATTTCGTCCGCACGGAGGTCTTCAACGCGGCCGGGCAGATGGTCGCCTTCGGCAGCTCCACCCACCGCTGGCGCAAGGGCAGCGAGACGGTGGAAGGCGTGCCGGAGCAGCCCCCGCAGCCCCCGCAGCCCCGCTGA
- a CDS encoding DUF4893 domain-containing protein: MTHRPFWLALAAMLVAAPALADGRFPNDLTEFDQQRLERFDSARREAIAAARAGGTPADVAELAEVLKGQAVEMAPARMAGEWRCRALKLGGRPPLVIYRDFKCRITDDEEGLRLEKLTGSQRTSGIFYDIGGARLGYAGAEAWGEEKPLRYNMDLSRDQVGYLIPLAEDRMRLELPLPLYESRFDILELRR; encoded by the coding sequence ATGACGCACCGACCCTTCTGGCTGGCCCTGGCGGCCATGCTGGTCGCCGCCCCGGCCCTGGCGGATGGCCGCTTCCCGAACGACCTGACGGAATTCGACCAGCAGAGGCTCGAACGCTTCGACAGCGCGCGGAGGGAAGCCATCGCCGCCGCACGCGCCGGCGGCACGCCGGCCGATGTGGCGGAACTGGCGGAAGTGCTGAAGGGCCAGGCGGTGGAGATGGCCCCGGCCAGGATGGCGGGCGAATGGCGCTGCCGGGCGCTGAAGCTAGGTGGCCGGCCGCCGCTGGTGATCTACCGCGACTTCAAGTGCCGCATCACCGATGACGAGGAGGGGCTGCGGCTGGAGAAGCTGACGGGCTCCCAGCGCACCTCCGGCATCTTCTACGACATCGGAGGCGCGCGCCTGGGCTATGCGGGGGCCGAGGCCTGGGGCGAGGAGAAGCCGCTGCGCTACAACATGGACCTGAGCCGGGATCAGGTCGGCTACCTCATCCCGCTGGCCGAAGACCGGATGCGGCTGGAACTGCCGCTGCCGCTCTATGAATCGCGCTTCGATATCCTGGAGCTGCGGCGCTAG
- a CDS encoding ABC transporter ATP-binding protein, whose protein sequence is MSAGKGQAPLLRVEGLTKHFHTTKDIFGRPTHTVRAVDGVSFEIGYGETLGLVGESGSGKSTTGRLVLRLEEPTAGEVYFEGEEISRLGHSRLAPIRKRLQVVFQDPFSSLNPRLRVGESVGEPLRTHGIVHNAAERRDRVAALFRQVGLDPKFMDRFPHQFSGGQRQRIGIARAIALGPKLIVADEPITALDVSIQAQIVNLFLDLQEEMGMAYLFIAHDLGMVRHLCHRVAVMLRGRIVEMGSTEQVFANPQHPYTRALISAAPIPDPDREAARRRIPYDPVPPPPGAVLQQVEPGHWALASS, encoded by the coding sequence ATGAGCGCGGGCAAGGGGCAGGCGCCGCTGCTGCGGGTGGAAGGGCTGACCAAGCATTTCCACACCACCAAGGACATCTTCGGCCGCCCCACCCATACCGTGCGGGCGGTGGACGGCGTCTCCTTCGAGATCGGCTATGGCGAGACGCTGGGGCTGGTTGGCGAATCCGGCTCGGGGAAGTCCACCACGGGGCGGCTGGTCCTGCGGCTGGAGGAGCCGACGGCCGGCGAGGTCTATTTCGAGGGGGAGGAGATCAGCCGCCTCGGCCACAGCCGCCTTGCACCCATCCGCAAGCGGTTGCAGGTGGTCTTCCAGGACCCCTTCTCCTCGCTCAACCCCCGCCTGAGGGTCGGGGAGAGCGTGGGCGAGCCGCTGCGGACCCATGGCATCGTCCATAACGCCGCCGAGCGGCGGGACCGGGTGGCCGCGCTGTTCCGGCAGGTCGGGCTGGACCCGAAATTCATGGACCGCTTCCCGCACCAGTTCTCGGGCGGCCAGCGGCAGCGCATCGGCATCGCCCGCGCCATCGCCCTGGGGCCGAAGCTGATCGTGGCGGATGAGCCGATCACGGCGCTCGACGTCTCCATCCAGGCGCAGATCGTCAATCTCTTCCTCGACCTGCAGGAGGAGATGGGGATGGCCTATCTGTTCATCGCCCATGACCTCGGCATGGTGCGGCATCTCTGCCACCGCGTGGCGGTGATGCTGCGCGGGCGGATCGTGGAAATGGGCAGCACGGAGCAGGTCTTCGCCAATCCGCAGCATCCCTATACCCGAGCCCTGATCTCCGCCGCGCCGATCCCGGACCCGGACCGGGAGGCCGCGCGCCGCCGCATCCCCTACGACCCCGTGCCGCCACCACCCGGCGCGGTGCTGCAACAGGTGGAACCCGGCCACTGGGCGCTCGCCAGCAGTTGA
- a CDS encoding ABC transporter ATP-binding protein, whose translation MPLLEVKDLTVRFDTAGGAVHAVSGVTYNLEAGETLGVVGESGSGKSVHVLAMLGLIPKPPGRIAGGQVIFEGRDLLSMPERELRDLRGKRIGMIFQDPMTSLNPVLTVERQIAEAITSHGLMSRRAAEARAVELLDLVGIPDPGKRVKQYPHQFSGGMRQRVMIAIGVACEPKLLIADEATTALDVTVQAQILDLMKDLKKKLGMAMIWITHDMGVVAGLADNVQVMYGGRIMERGPARAVFNDTRSAYTWGLLRSLPDHSEGRVYETHTPGQVKRRPRLQQIAGAPPDMTNPPPGDPFAPRNPFATERCFREVPPLVQARDAAPGHLVAAWYDLPRALAQRPDLAEKGAAA comes from the coding sequence TGGGCGTGGTGGGGGAGAGTGGCAGCGGCAAGAGCGTGCATGTACTGGCCATGCTCGGGCTGATCCCGAAGCCGCCGGGCCGCATCGCCGGCGGGCAGGTGATCTTCGAGGGGCGCGACCTGCTGAGCATGCCGGAGCGGGAGCTGCGCGACCTGCGCGGCAAGCGCATCGGCATGATCTTCCAGGACCCCATGACATCGCTCAACCCGGTGCTGACGGTGGAGCGGCAGATCGCCGAGGCCATCACCAGCCATGGGCTGATGTCCAGGCGCGCCGCGGAGGCGCGGGCGGTGGAACTGCTGGACCTCGTCGGCATCCCCGACCCCGGGAAGCGGGTGAAGCAGTATCCCCACCAGTTCTCGGGCGGCATGCGCCAGCGCGTCATGATCGCCATCGGCGTGGCCTGCGAGCCGAAGCTGCTGATCGCGGATGAGGCGACCACGGCGCTGGACGTGACGGTGCAGGCGCAGATCCTCGACCTGATGAAGGACCTGAAGAAGAAGCTCGGCATGGCGATGATCTGGATCACCCATGACATGGGCGTGGTGGCCGGCCTGGCCGACAATGTGCAGGTCATGTATGGCGGGCGCATCATGGAGCGTGGCCCCGCGCGCGCCGTCTTCAACGACACGCGCAGCGCCTATACCTGGGGCCTGCTGCGCTCCCTGCCGGACCATAGCGAGGGCCGGGTCTATGAGACGCATACGCCCGGGCAGGTGAAGCGCCGCCCCCGGCTGCAGCAGATCGCCGGCGCGCCGCCGGACATGACCAACCCGCCGCCGGGCGATCCCTTCGCGCCGCGCAACCCCTTCGCCACCGAGCGCTGCTTCCGTGAGGTCCCGCCGCTGGTGCAGGCGCGGGATGCCGCGCCGGGGCATCTGGTGGCCGCCTGGTACGACCTGCCGAGGGCCCTGGCCCAGCGACCGGACCTGGCCGAGAAGGGAGCCGCGGCATGA